In Oscillatoria acuminata PCC 6304, a single window of DNA contains:
- a CDS encoding response regulator: MPPKILFVDDEPSFEKLIRRQFRKQIKSEQYEFIFAGNGVEALEALQSDAEIKVTITDINMPQMNGLTLLQKIRELDSSIETVVVSAYSDMKNIRTAMNRGAFDFLTKPIDFEDLEITINRALSQVQKMREDHKKLLDAQTQMIQNEKMTALGQLVAGVAHEINNPVGFIASNIEIAEDYMNGLIELIHSYQGKFPEPGEDITEKIHEIDLEYIVNDVPEVIASMKEGSDRICYLSNSLRTFSRSDTTTKIPFNIHDGIDSTLLILKHRLKSSEVRPSIEVKKDYAELSPVICYPGQLNQVFMNLIANAIDALDEASVGRDWAEMMENQPNIITIRTYPIEGDWVAISIADNGPGMSEEVMARVFEYLYTTKPVGTGTGLGLYISHQIIADHHGGKLRCVSAPGQGAEFIIELPMK, encoded by the coding sequence ATGCCACCCAAAATTTTATTTGTAGATGATGAACCTTCCTTTGAAAAATTAATCAGAAGGCAATTTCGCAAGCAGATTAAGTCAGAACAATATGAATTTATATTTGCTGGTAATGGGGTAGAAGCCCTGGAAGCATTACAATCTGACGCAGAAATCAAGGTAACAATTACCGATATCAATATGCCTCAAATGAATGGCCTGACTTTATTGCAAAAAATTCGAGAACTTGATTCCAGTATTGAAACCGTGGTCGTGTCCGCCTACAGCGACATGAAAAATATTAGAACCGCCATGAATCGGGGGGCTTTTGACTTCCTGACTAAACCTATTGATTTTGAAGATTTAGAAATCACCATAAATAGAGCCTTAAGTCAAGTCCAAAAAATGAGGGAAGACCACAAAAAACTATTAGATGCTCAAACTCAAATGATCCAAAATGAAAAGATGACCGCCTTGGGTCAATTAGTGGCGGGGGTGGCCCATGAAATTAATAACCCTGTGGGTTTTATTGCCAGTAATATTGAAATTGCCGAAGATTATATGAATGGACTCATCGAACTGATCCACTCTTATCAGGGGAAATTTCCCGAACCCGGAGAAGATATTACTGAGAAAATTCACGAAATTGACCTAGAGTACATTGTAAATGACGTTCCTGAAGTGATTGCCTCCATGAAAGAAGGCAGCGATCGCATTTGTTATTTGAGTAATTCATTACGCACTTTTTCTCGGTCCGATACAACCACTAAAATTCCGTTTAATATTCATGATGGCATCGATAGCACCCTGTTAATTTTAAAACATCGATTAAAATCCAGTGAAGTCAGACCCTCTATTGAAGTTAAAAAAGACTATGCCGAATTGTCTCCCGTGATTTGTTATCCGGGACAACTGAATCAGGTCTTTATGAATTTAATTGCCAATGCCATTGATGCCCTAGATGAGGCCAGCGTCGGACGGGATTGGGCCGAAATGATGGAGAACCAGCCCAATATCATCACCATTCGCACTTACCCGATTGAGGGTGATTGGGTGGCGATTTCGATTGCCGATAACGGTCCGGGGATGAGTGAAGAAGTGATGGCCCGAGTTTTTGAATACTTATATACCACCAAACCCGTCGGTACCGGCACCGGCTTAGGATTATATATCAGTCATCAAATTATCGCCGACCATCATGGGGGAAAATTACGTTGTGTGAGTGCGCCGGGACAGGGAGCAGAATTTATTATTGAACTTCCGATGAAATAG
- a CDS encoding DUF3040 domain-containing protein: protein MNNKRNPDPEQQNRQKELAEREREIAERERSLRLREMEMELYKAEPPLYQTIKQEPGESKLQRWGRQLKQVGKYALVVVVVFAAVRVGTMLASAVIVGAIAWVGYKLFFDSDKPNK, encoded by the coding sequence ATGAATAACAAACGCAACCCAGACCCAGAACAACAGAATCGGCAAAAGGAACTCGCAGAACGAGAACGAGAAATAGCGGAGCGAGAGCGATCGCTTCGACTGAGGGAAATGGAGATGGAGCTATACAAAGCAGAACCTCCGTTGTATCAAACCATTAAACAGGAACCTGGAGAATCGAAACTCCAACGCTGGGGAAGACAACTGAAGCAGGTGGGGAAGTATGCACTGGTTGTGGTGGTGGTGTTTGCCGCTGTCCGGGTGGGAACAATGCTGGCGAGTGCGGTGATTGTGGGGGCGATCGCTTGGGTAGGTTACAAACTTTTTTTTGACTCAGATAAACCCAATAAATAG
- a CDS encoding dynamin family protein: MVYKMEAASFLNNLERVAQVRFEVAACLERMVDLLETDESQGDKTSGKLGLESNIADLNLGSKNLRQGVFRLLVLGDMKRGKSTFLNALIGENLLPADVNPCTALLTVLRYGKQKTVTVYFKDSKPPERLDFPTFKQRYTIDPEEAKTLEKEKKLAFPEVTYAVVEYPLALLEKGIEIVDSPGLNDTEARNEMSLNYINNCHGILFVLRAGQPVTLEERRYLDNYIKGRGLTVFFLINAWDEISKGLIDPDNGEELQEAEEKLRQVFYSNLADYCQVDGYDLYHERVFEISSLQALRRRVKDPEQSLEGTGFPEFMGAINRFLMEERAVAQMRQARTLARQSTDRVREAIARRIPLLDRDVNELKAQISSVEPEFEKLNDIRDRFSDEIKSVRDQKARGISDSFRAYILNLGNTFEADFSRYQPDLGFFESLNQGKREAFNAAFKQAFEQYLNDKITAWEKTANQEMQEAFTQLAKRASEYGSAYSRITQAMTDKLIGQQIYTRSDFNSEDNSPTWASWAMGLVSLATGNIAGVFLASAGFDWKNILVNSLSVIGIYSFLAIFSIPVLLTGPLGILLVGLGVGALQAEQGRKELIHATKKELIKNLPQIAEEQCQIIHQAITECFDTYDREVLKRLNDDIKARRLELDNLLEQKQSREINRDSELKRLQQLEADIISECRTVNRVYESLISYNG, translated from the coding sequence ATGGTTTATAAAATGGAAGCCGCAAGTTTTCTTAACAATTTGGAACGAGTGGCTCAAGTTCGATTTGAGGTAGCTGCCTGTCTGGAGCGGATGGTTGATTTGTTAGAAACTGACGAATCCCAAGGGGATAAAACCTCGGGAAAACTGGGATTAGAAAGCAACATCGCAGACCTGAATCTCGGGAGCAAGAATTTACGCCAGGGGGTGTTTAGACTGCTAGTTTTGGGCGACATGAAGCGGGGGAAAAGCACCTTTTTGAATGCCTTAATTGGAGAGAATCTATTACCGGCAGATGTGAATCCCTGTACGGCCTTGCTCACGGTGTTACGCTATGGAAAACAGAAAACTGTGACGGTTTACTTTAAAGATAGCAAACCTCCAGAACGGTTAGACTTTCCCACATTCAAGCAGCGTTATACCATTGACCCAGAAGAGGCCAAAACCCTAGAAAAAGAGAAAAAATTAGCCTTTCCCGAGGTAACCTATGCTGTGGTCGAATATCCGTTAGCATTACTAGAAAAGGGCATTGAGATTGTAGACAGTCCAGGTCTGAATGATACGGAAGCCCGGAATGAAATGTCTCTGAATTATATCAATAACTGTCACGGAATTTTATTCGTACTTCGGGCGGGTCAGCCGGTAACGTTGGAGGAACGCCGCTATTTGGATAATTATATCAAAGGGCGGGGATTAACGGTTTTCTTCTTAATTAATGCTTGGGATGAAATTAGCAAGGGACTCATTGACCCGGATAATGGAGAGGAACTCCAAGAAGCGGAGGAAAAATTGCGACAAGTTTTTTATAGCAATTTGGCTGATTATTGTCAGGTGGATGGCTATGATTTGTATCATGAACGAGTGTTTGAAATTTCTTCCCTACAGGCATTGCGGCGACGAGTGAAAGACCCGGAGCAATCCTTAGAAGGGACGGGATTTCCGGAGTTTATGGGGGCGATTAATCGGTTTTTGATGGAAGAAAGAGCGGTAGCTCAAATGCGGCAAGCGCGAACCTTAGCGCGCCAGAGTACCGATCGCGTGCGGGAGGCGATCGCTCGTCGGATTCCTTTACTCGATCGCGATGTCAACGAGTTGAAAGCGCAAATTTCCTCCGTAGAACCGGAATTTGAGAAACTCAATGACATCCGCGATCGCTTCTCTGATGAAATTAAAAGCGTCCGGGATCAGAAAGCGCGGGGGATTTCCGATTCATTTCGCGCCTACATTCTCAACCTGGGGAACACCTTTGAAGCCGATTTTTCACGCTATCAACCGGATTTAGGCTTTTTTGAATCCTTAAACCAAGGCAAACGGGAAGCGTTTAATGCCGCTTTCAAACAGGCATTTGAACAATACCTAAATGATAAAATCACCGCATGGGAAAAGACTGCTAACCAAGAAATGCAAGAGGCTTTTACCCAACTTGCCAAGCGCGCATCCGAGTACGGTTCAGCCTATAGTCGCATCACTCAGGCGATGACTGACAAATTAATCGGGCAGCAGATTTATACCCGCAGCGATTTTAATTCAGAAGACAATTCTCCTACCTGGGCGAGTTGGGCAATGGGATTAGTTTCCCTAGCAACGGGTAACATCGCAGGCGTCTTTTTAGCCAGTGCGGGATTCGACTGGAAAAACATTCTCGTTAACTCTCTATCCGTGATTGGTATCTATAGCTTTTTAGCCATTTTTTCGATTCCGGTGCTGTTAACTGGACCTTTGGGCATCTTGCTGGTTGGATTAGGCGTGGGTGCATTGCAAGCGGAACAAGGTCGCAAAGAATTGATTCATGCCACGAAAAAAGAGCTGATTAAAAATCTCCCTCAAATTGCCGAGGAACAGTGTCAAATCATTCATCAAGCGATTACAGAGTGTTTTGATACTTATGACCGTGAAGTTTTGAAACGGCTGAATGATGACATCAAAGCTCGCCGCTTAGAATTAGATAACTTACTCGAACAAAAGCAGTCCCGAGAAATTAATCGAGATAGTGAGTTAAAGCGTCTGCAACAACTAGAGGCAGACATAATCTCAGAATGCCGAACGGTTAACCGGGTTTATGAGTCTTTAATCTCATATAATGGCTGA
- a CDS encoding dynamin family protein: MGYKMETKSFLTNLERVAEVRADVANAFSKIADILKQAETAGANKSGQLGLDREIEDTQKASQNLRHGVFRLLVLGDMKRGKSTFLNALIGENILPSDVNPCTALLTVLRYGPEKKVTVYFKDGKSPQTLDFKSFKQNYTIPPSEAKQLEQNQQQAFPDVDYAVLEYPLSLLQKGVEIVDSPGLNDTESRNELSLGYINNCHAILFVMRASQPCTLGERRYLENYIKGRGLSVFFLINAWDQVRESLIDPDDEEELHDSETRLRQVFKANLAEYCVVDGHDIYEERVFEISAIQALRRRIKDAVASLEGTGFPNFLGALNTFLTQERAVSELRQARTLARQTSTRVREAIARRIPLLDGDVNELKQRISSVEPEFKALTNIRDRFKDEIKQVRDSKARAIADSFRTYVLNLGNTFESDFLTYQPDIKFGDFIDKGKRENFEARFRQAFEQYINDKLSAWSLTAEQEMNAAFIQLAQSASKYGSDYTKVTTKITEKLTGQKIHAGSNSLPEDSSPAWANWAMGLVSLATGNLAGAALMGAGFDWKNILLNMVTVIGISAAVSTVFGIILGPITLALVGLGVGLFQADRARLEVVKVTKKELVKYLPQVADQQWQPIHDAVKECFDAYDREVTQRIDDDIKSRQAELDNLLAQKESHEINRVSELERLRKLEADVSLEARNIETEYQDLLIAVG, encoded by the coding sequence ATGGGCTATAAAATGGAAACCAAAAGTTTTCTGACGAATTTAGAGCGGGTCGCCGAAGTGCGAGCAGATGTGGCTAATGCGTTCAGCAAGATAGCCGATATTTTGAAACAAGCTGAAACAGCAGGCGCGAACAAATCTGGGCAGTTAGGCTTAGATCGAGAAATCGAAGATACTCAGAAAGCCAGCCAAAATTTAAGGCATGGCGTCTTTCGGCTGCTGGTTTTGGGAGATATGAAGCGGGGCAAAAGTACCTTTCTCAATGCGTTAATTGGAGAGAATATTTTACCCAGTGATGTCAATCCTTGTACTGCCCTGCTGACGGTGTTGCGCTACGGACCGGAAAAGAAGGTGACGGTCTATTTTAAGGATGGGAAAAGCCCACAAACGCTAGATTTTAAGAGTTTTAAGCAGAACTACACCATCCCTCCGTCAGAAGCGAAACAACTGGAACAGAACCAGCAACAAGCGTTTCCCGATGTAGATTATGCGGTGTTAGAGTATCCACTCTCGTTACTGCAAAAAGGGGTAGAAATTGTTGATAGTCCGGGGCTGAATGATACGGAATCTCGAAATGAATTGTCTTTAGGATATATTAACAATTGCCACGCGATTTTATTTGTGATGAGGGCATCACAACCTTGCACCCTGGGAGAACGTCGATATCTGGAGAATTATATTAAGGGGCGGGGATTGAGTGTGTTTTTCCTGATTAATGCCTGGGATCAGGTGCGGGAGAGTTTAATCGACCCGGATGATGAGGAAGAATTGCACGATTCCGAGACTCGATTGCGGCAAGTTTTTAAGGCAAATTTGGCGGAATATTGTGTGGTGGATGGGCATGATATTTATGAGGAACGGGTGTTTGAAATTTCAGCAATTCAAGCGTTAAGACGACGGATTAAGGATGCAGTCGCTTCGTTGGAGGGAACGGGATTTCCCAATTTTTTGGGGGCGCTGAATACATTTTTAACCCAGGAACGGGCGGTTTCTGAATTACGGCAGGCGCGAACTTTAGCACGTCAAACTTCCACCCGAGTGCGGGAGGCGATCGCCCGCCGGATTCCGTTACTGGATGGGGATGTGAATGAGTTAAAGCAGCGGATTAGTTCAGTCGAACCGGAGTTTAAGGCTTTAACAAATATTCGCGATCGCTTCAAGGATGAAATCAAACAGGTTCGGGATAGCAAGGCGCGGGCGATCGCAGATTCATTCCGCACTTATGTCCTCAACTTAGGCAATACCTTTGAAAGCGACTTCTTAACCTATCAACCGGATATTAAATTTGGGGACTTCATCGACAAAGGCAAACGAGAAAACTTTGAAGCCCGATTCCGGCAGGCATTTGAGCAGTACATTAATGATAAATTATCCGCTTGGAGCCTCACCGCTGAACAAGAGATGAATGCAGCGTTCATCCAATTAGCCCAAAGTGCCTCGAAGTATGGGTCCGACTACACCAAAGTCACCACTAAAATCACCGAAAAACTCACCGGACAAAAAATCCATGCCGGAAGCAACAGTTTACCAGAAGATAGCTCTCCCGCCTGGGCAAATTGGGCAATGGGATTAGTTTCATTAGCCACAGGCAACCTAGCAGGAGCCGCCCTCATGGGAGCGGGGTTTGACTGGAAAAATATCCTGTTAAATATGGTAACCGTGATTGGAATTAGTGCGGCAGTTTCCACCGTGTTTGGGATTATTTTGGGGCCGATTACTTTAGCATTGGTGGGCTTGGGCGTCGGGTTGTTTCAAGCCGATCGTGCTCGCCTAGAAGTCGTCAAGGTGACTAAAAAAGAACTGGTCAAATATCTGCCTCAAGTTGCTGATCAACAGTGGCAGCCGATTCACGATGCGGTTAAAGAGTGCTTTGATGCTTATGACCGCGAAGTGACTCAACGCATTGATGATGATATTAAATCCCGTCAAGCGGAATTAGATAATTTGCTGGCACAAAAGGAATCTCATGAAATTAATCGGGTCAGTGAATTAGAACGACTCAGAAAGTTAGAGGCTGATGTCAGTTTGGAGGCGCGAAATATTGAGACTGAATATCAGGATTTATTGATTGCTGTAGGTTGA
- a CDS encoding endonuclease domain-containing protein, which yields MDKLQPRKEDRPIQEGRHNIVIGQKVSSDKVQQTKEFRRQMTDEEKILWQYLRANRLNGWHFRRQQIIDGFITDFYCHAAGLVVEVDGKIHEKQAEYDSERDQIITSRNLRLLRIKNEEIRQNIDHVIMRIAAACQEET from the coding sequence ATGGATAAACTACAACCTAGAAAAGAGGACCGACCAATCCAGGAAGGTCGTCACAATATTGTGATTGGACAAAAGGTCAGTTCAGATAAAGTGCAGCAAACGAAGGAATTCCGCCGTCAGATGACAGACGAAGAAAAAATTTTATGGCAATACTTGCGTGCTAATCGATTGAATGGCTGGCATTTTCGGCGACAACAGATTATTGATGGATTTATTACAGATTTTTATTGCCACGCTGCTGGATTAGTGGTAGAAGTGGATGGAAAAATTCATGAAAAGCAAGCGGAATATGATTCAGAACGTGACCAAATTATCACCAGCCGTAACCTGCGTTTATTACGAATAAAAAATGAAGAGATTAGACAAAATATTGATCATGTCATCATGCGTATTGCAGCAGCCTGTCAAGAAGAAACTTAA
- a CDS encoding dynamin family protein — translation MQQEVYQDVVRNIRAALGALELDKSLPLYQDSLTICEALENPVFRIAVFGPFNYGKSTLLNALLGQRTLPIDLIPTTGAAIHVRYGEELSAKITLNDGQVMTDRGTAILKQYAILDQDRRMRNDVAEVEVFCPHSFLQIGVEFLDLPGTNDREEQDNLVRTQLLTADLVVQVLDARKLMTLGERENLRDWLLDRGIETVVFAVNFMNLMDPDDQKEVSSRMRFVAESFRSNLPPGISNLYRVDALPALRARLKGDAAAAQMTGLPMFESALQSIVAFHQEKTANWLPRLEAIASQICQSLTAKLQSVTTDLAGAEEKQANKIKLQQKAEKLIKQGFEGSVSDLQSKLYLPNLLKQYELEAIAALQQGQFRTWETQSFQPAMVKYQQEITSWVNKACEFFNHPHPGTLTLKFPDPPSVTVSQTPSPPKSPKRSTSSAGEKSLDWLLESPVGNTVARSAYYILNRIIEPNSSNPATPATPVNSLDLQTSYKKAVEDYLTLFSEAAFLAVQDYEKIASSVMQFQPTKPSSDMSTKRHQIQLLQNVLEALNQDLQALKGR, via the coding sequence ATGCAGCAGGAAGTTTATCAAGATGTAGTTAGGAATATCAGGGCCGCATTAGGGGCATTAGAACTGGATAAAAGTTTACCCCTGTATCAAGATAGCCTGACAATTTGCGAAGCGTTGGAAAATCCGGTGTTTCGGATTGCAGTTTTTGGTCCTTTTAATTATGGCAAATCGACTTTACTCAATGCTTTGCTGGGACAGCGCACGCTCCCGATTGATTTGATTCCGACGACGGGGGCGGCAATTCATGTTAGATATGGGGAAGAACTGAGCGCTAAAATTACTTTAAATGATGGACAGGTGATGACCGATCGCGGAACGGCTATCCTCAAGCAATATGCTATTTTGGACCAGGACCGACGGATGCGAAATGATGTCGCTGAGGTTGAGGTGTTCTGTCCCCATTCTTTCCTGCAAATTGGGGTAGAATTTTTGGATTTGCCGGGAACTAATGACCGGGAAGAACAGGATAATCTAGTCCGGACCCAACTGTTAACCGCAGATTTGGTGGTGCAGGTGCTTGATGCTCGTAAGTTGATGACCCTGGGAGAACGGGAAAATCTCCGGGATTGGCTGCTCGATCGCGGGATTGAAACGGTGGTTTTTGCGGTCAATTTTATGAATTTAATGGACCCGGACGACCAAAAAGAAGTGTCCAGTCGAATGCGGTTTGTGGCGGAAAGTTTTCGGTCCAATTTGCCTCCGGGAATTAGTAATTTGTATCGGGTTGATGCATTGCCCGCCCTCAGAGCAAGACTGAAAGGGGATGCGGCAGCAGCACAGATGACGGGTCTGCCAATGTTTGAATCGGCGCTGCAAAGTATTGTGGCGTTTCATCAAGAAAAAACTGCCAATTGGTTGCCGCGCTTAGAGGCGATCGCATCTCAAATATGCCAGTCTCTAACGGCAAAACTGCAAAGTGTGACTACCGATTTAGCCGGTGCTGAAGAAAAACAGGCGAATAAAATTAAATTACAACAAAAGGCGGAAAAACTGATTAAACAAGGATTTGAAGGGAGCGTTTCTGATTTGCAAAGTAAGCTGTATTTACCGAACCTGCTAAAGCAATATGAACTGGAGGCGATCGCTGCACTGCAACAGGGTCAATTTCGCACCTGGGAAACGCAATCTTTTCAACCGGCGATGGTTAAATATCAGCAAGAGATTACCAGTTGGGTGAATAAAGCGTGCGAGTTTTTTAACCACCCCCACCCCGGAACATTAACCCTAAAATTTCCTGACCCTCCCTCTGTCACCGTTTCCCAAACTCCCTCGCCCCCTAAGTCGCCAAAACGTTCCACCTCTAGCGCGGGGGAGAAGTCGTTGGATTGGCTATTAGAAAGTCCTGTGGGCAATACGGTGGCTCGCAGTGCTTATTATATCCTGAATCGAATTATTGAACCCAATTCGTCTAACCCTGCCACTCCTGCCACTCCTGTTAACTCTCTTGATTTACAAACGAGCTATAAAAAAGCGGTGGAGGACTATCTAACACTGTTCAGTGAAGCGGCTTTTTTGGCAGTGCAAGATTATGAAAAAATAGCCTCGTCCGTGATGCAATTTCAACCCACTAAGCCCTCATCAGACATGAGTACGAAACGCCATCAAATCCAGCTTTTACAGAATGTATTGGAGGCGTTGAATCAGGATTTGCAGGCTTTGAAAGGGAGGTGA
- a CDS encoding DnaJ domain-containing protein has translation MVDPLEAKFQAWEMDAELAKLKQMNRRSPSDAIAHRPQAPAPPVSDKIARFYKILGLNSNASLKEVKQSYRTLLKKWHPDLFYEHPEQQKKAQEVIQKMNEIYKEICAQMGR, from the coding sequence ATGGTTGACCCGTTGGAAGCCAAATTTCAGGCATGGGAAATGGATGCAGAATTGGCCAAGCTGAAACAGATGAACCGTCGATCGCCCTCCGATGCGATCGCTCACCGTCCACAAGCACCTGCGCCACCTGTCAGCGATAAAATTGCTCGGTTTTACAAAATTCTCGGGCTGAACTCTAATGCTTCCCTGAAAGAGGTGAAGCAATCTTATCGAACTTTACTGAAAAAATGGCATCCGGATCTATTTTATGAGCATCCAGAACAGCAGAAAAAAGCTCAGGAAGTCATCCAAAAAATGAACGAAATTTATAAAGAAATATGCGCTCAGATGGGGAGGTGA
- a CDS encoding SDR family oxidoreductase, with translation MATYLVTGTARGIGLALCQQLQERGDTAIAVCRQSSPELDALGIRVETGIDITSSQTLKELVQRLQGISLDVLVNNAGILKEDSLDRLDFDSIQRQFEVNALGTLRVTQALLPFLREGSKIGIVTSRMGSIEDNSSGGYYGYRMSKVALSMAGKSLAIDLKPRKIAVGIVHPGLVQTRMTDFSGISTGEAAHGIIQRLDNLTINNSGTFWHANGEVLPW, from the coding sequence ATGGCAACTTATTTAGTAACAGGAACTGCACGCGGCATTGGGTTAGCATTGTGCCAGCAGTTACAGGAACGGGGGGATACGGCGATCGCGGTTTGTCGGCAGTCGTCCCCAGAGTTAGATGCATTAGGGATTCGAGTCGAAACTGGAATTGATATCACTTCGAGTCAGACCCTCAAAGAATTGGTGCAGCGATTGCAGGGGATATCTTTAGATGTGTTGGTCAATAATGCGGGCATTTTAAAAGAAGACAGCCTCGATCGCCTGGATTTTGACAGCATTCAACGACAGTTTGAAGTCAATGCTTTGGGAACATTGCGGGTAACTCAGGCACTGCTACCGTTTCTCAGGGAAGGGTCTAAGATTGGGATTGTCACCAGTCGCATGGGTTCCATTGAGGATAATAGTTCGGGCGGTTATTATGGGTATCGGATGTCGAAAGTCGCCCTCAGTATGGCAGGCAAATCCCTGGCGATCGATTTGAAACCGCGCAAAATCGCTGTCGGGATTGTACATCCCGGGTTAGTTCAGACCCGCATGACGGATTTTAGTGGAATTTCTACCGGAGAAGCCGCACATGGTATCATTCAGCGCTTGGATAATCTCACTATAAATAATTCCGGCACGTTTTGGCACGCCAATGGCGAAGTGTTACCCTGGTAG
- a CDS encoding glycosyltransferase family 4 protein encodes MPYQLYHLVAFIVAALVVLATTPVVKKIGIKSGRVDLPGERKVHRQPMVRLGGVSIFLGTTLALLIVWWMGGFGVLPTPKEYEIWGLTLGGLAFFAIGLADDLYGLSPFLRLLLQTICASGAWAVGVQIEFLTIPFLGLVKFPDLISYPITVIWLVGMTNAINWIDGLDGLAAGVSGIAALVMLMVSLFMHQPAAALIAAALAGATLGFLRYNFNPAQIFMGDGGSYFIGFTLAGVGVVGLVKTTAVTAVVLPYIILAVPILDMSAVIVDRIRNGKSPFTADKRHLHHRLLDAGLSHRLTVLFIYALTIWVGSIALAFAGIPSGIAYAFAATALLSYASWKVKKHARL; translated from the coding sequence ATGCCTTACCAGCTCTACCATCTGGTTGCTTTTATCGTAGCCGCCCTTGTTGTCCTTGCAACAACGCCGGTGGTCAAAAAAATTGGGATTAAAAGTGGCCGAGTTGATCTTCCCGGAGAACGCAAGGTACACCGCCAGCCAATGGTGCGCTTGGGAGGCGTATCCATCTTTCTAGGGACAACCCTGGCCCTATTAATCGTCTGGTGGATGGGTGGGTTTGGCGTCTTGCCAACTCCGAAAGAGTACGAAATTTGGGGCCTCACCCTCGGGGGTCTTGCCTTCTTCGCGATCGGACTCGCTGATGATTTATACGGACTCTCTCCGTTCTTGCGACTCCTGTTACAAACCATCTGTGCCAGTGGCGCTTGGGCAGTCGGGGTTCAAATTGAATTTTTAACCATTCCCTTTCTGGGATTAGTGAAATTCCCTGACTTAATTAGCTATCCCATCACCGTGATCTGGCTAGTTGGCATGACCAATGCCATTAACTGGATCGATGGATTAGATGGTCTGGCGGCAGGTGTTTCCGGCATTGCCGCCTTAGTTATGCTGATGGTGAGCCTATTTATGCATCAACCCGCCGCCGCGTTGATTGCTGCTGCCTTAGCCGGTGCAACCTTGGGCTTCCTCCGGTACAACTTTAATCCGGCCCAAATTTTTATGGGGGATGGTGGCTCCTATTTTATCGGCTTCACCCTCGCTGGGGTCGGTGTGGTAGGTTTAGTCAAAACCACGGCTGTCACAGCGGTGGTTTTGCCTTATATCATTCTAGCGGTGCCGATTTTGGATATGTCAGCGGTGATTGTCGATCGCATTCGCAATGGCAAATCTCCCTTTACCGCCGATAAGCGCCATCTGCACCACCGTCTCCTCGACGCTGGACTCTCCCATCGCTTAACCGTTCTGTTTATTTACGCCCTGACCATTTGGGTCGGCAGTATCGCCCTAGCCTTTGCTGGGATTCCCAGTGGCATTGCTTACGCCTTTGCGGCAACGGCGTTACTCAGCTATGCCAGTTGGAAGGTGAAAAAACACGCGAGGTTATAA